CAAAGATTGCTTGCCGTCTTTTTCCGGCGGCTTGATATGGTCGGCCGATGCATTTTGGGCAAGGCAAAAGCAGGCGGCCAGCGACACGGCGGCGAGCACGCGGACGAACGAACTGTGAGATTTCATCATCATGGCACCGGAGGAGGGTGGGGCGGGGTGGGAGGCGCGGCAGGATAGCCGCAGTGTAACTGGCAGCCTTCGGCAAAGAAAGCACCATGCGTGAACGGGCTGCCGACTGCCACCGCGGGCTGTTCCAGACCTGCTCAGTAGCGTGCCGCGCGCGAAAGGGCCCAGCAGCGCCTCGCCGAACTCGCCGCTCTGATATTGGGTCAGCGCAGGACCGGCTCAACCTCTAGTGGGATCGGCAGCTCCACGCGATCGACATAGCACCAGGCCCACCGCTCGCCAGGCTCGAACGACGCCATCACGGGATGGTGCGTTTGATGGAAGTGACCTGTTGCGTGGCGGCCCGGTGAACTGTCGCAACAGCCGACGTGACCACAGTGCAAACACAGCCGCAGATGAACCCACTCGGTGCCGAGTTTCAAGCACTCTTCACAACCGGCGGCATTCGGCCGAACCGGTTTCACCTCAGCCAAATGATGGCAAGCCATAGCGAACTCCAAAAGAAATCGATTTCGCTCGTGGTGGGCCGCATGGACTACTTCTGACCAGCCGCCATCGTCGCGGAATGCGGTTACGCTTTCCGAACGCCGGCGGCCATTATTCTGCCCCTTCCACGACCGGCCGTCGAGGCCGCCCGGATTCTGGTAGTGGCACCGTTTGCCGTACCACTTCGCTCGATTGCAATGGCTGGCGAGACGGTGCCGACGACCGCTACAATGCCCTGGCGGGGCGGGCTCGAGCAACGTTGGCCCGGCCGCGGCGACCGGAGCTTAATCCGGATCGTCGATTCAAGGCGTGTTGTCGCCCCAGGTAACTGGGTTGCTGCTCCGGCCGATGGCGCTAAAACCTTTGCTTCCCAAGGCGGACGCCGACGGTTCCCGTCGCCCGCTTCTTCGACCCGAGGGAGACGATGAGTGGTGAGATAGCCAGCCGGTTTCTGGCGACGCGGCGATTTACCGAGCAGATCTGTCGCCCGCTGGAAATCGAAGACTTCGTCGTGCAGGCCATGCCGGACGCCAGTCCCACGCGGTGGCACTTGGCGCATTCGACGTGGTTCTTCGAAACGTTCGTGCTCGCCCGATGGCAGGCAGGCTATCAACCGTTCTCGGCCGATTTTCAATATCTCTTCAACTCGTATTACAACAGCCTCGGCGAGCAGTTCCCCCGGAACCAGCGTGGGCTGTTGACGCGGCCGACCGTCGCGGAAGTGTTCGCCTACCGGCGGGCCGTCGACGAGCGGATGAACGAATTGCTGGCAAGCCGCGAGGATGCGGAACTGTCGCAGGTCGTCGAGCTCGGAATCCAACACGAGCAGCAGCATCAGGAATTGATTTTGACCGACCTCAAATATCTGCTTAGCTGCAACCCGCTCGCGCCCGTCTATCGAGAATCGGGCATCGAGCGGCCGGACCAGCCGGGGCAAAACGCCCGCTGGAAATCGTTTCCGGGCGGCATCGTCTCGATTGGATACGGCGGCCAAAAATTTTCCTTCGACAACGAACGACCGCGGCATCAGGTTTTGCTTCAGCCGTTCGAGCTGAGCGATCGGCTCGTCACTTGTGGCGAGTATTTGGAATTCATGAACGACGGCGGGTATCGACGGCCGGAATTCTGGCTGTCGCTCGGCTGGTCGACGAAGCGCGAGCAAGCGTGGGTGGGGCCTCTGTATTGGACGGAGCGCGACGGCCAGTGGCACGCGTTCACATTGAGCGGCATTCGGCCGGTCCGGCTGCACGAACCGGTGGTGCATGTCAGCTATTTCGAGGCCGATGCCTTTGCCCGATGGCGCGGGGCGAGGTTGCCGAGCGAAGCCGAATGGGAACACGCCGCGGCGGAATTGCCGATCGACGGAAGTTTCGCTGAAAGAGAGCATTTCCATCCCGTCGAGGGAGGCGCATTGCGCCACGGACTAGCCCAATTGTTTGGCGAGGTCTGGCAGTGGACGCAGAGTCCGTACACGCCCTATCCAGGGTATGCGCCGCCGGCCGGTGCGCTCG
This DNA window, taken from Pirellulales bacterium, encodes the following:
- the egtB gene encoding ergothioneine biosynthesis protein EgtB, with translation MSGEIASRFLATRRFTEQICRPLEIEDFVVQAMPDASPTRWHLAHSTWFFETFVLARWQAGYQPFSADFQYLFNSYYNSLGEQFPRNQRGLLTRPTVAEVFAYRRAVDERMNELLASREDAELSQVVELGIQHEQQHQELILTDLKYLLSCNPLAPVYRESGIERPDQPGQNARWKSFPGGIVSIGYGGQKFSFDNERPRHQVLLQPFELSDRLVTCGEYLEFMNDGGYRRPEFWLSLGWSTKREQAWVGPLYWTERDGQWHAFTLSGIRPVRLHEPVVHVSYFEADAFARWRGARLPSEAEWEHAAAELPIDGSFAEREHFHPVEGGALRHGLAQLFGEVWQWTQSPYTPYPGYAPPAGALGEYNGKFMCNQYVLRGGSCVTPASHIRATYRNFFPPEARWQFSGIRLASDSAGGVK